In a genomic window of Myxococcus fulvus:
- a CDS encoding protease inhibitor I42 family protein, with the protein MAKPKSGAKKATPAGKTGAKPAAKKDKSARLDLIKNASKRVATSTTKVVKAVAETVAKGAKSAAKKVAAEVAPEKGKAAEKVEKTEKVAATKKSAAKPAPAAKSATAKAPAAPAAKAPAGKSAGGKAGSKTSAPVIPAVEKPRPRATKLPPPGEPLTKREMEQLLTAGEGRGVTGEGSLKGRLVVLNEMPNLVVVGRDKRELTFLLQGPDQEVLPAYVNHKVSVSGLIRKTTNHGGVVDVRKYSAKKPEAEVVEAPPADTEPRLRYLSPGEVSMVTAAGMGAGIKGFAAVRGNLEMTGEEFVLVVSNGGTRQQVSFLIEGKAAVKGLRKFVGHTLQVMGVVDKTSGWGGRIGAENVEPRPSEARAVSRDEMELVHIEGEVPTSVDVKLNHGLTVRLPEQPGFTWAIEPTAAKRVGLREANFEPGLNGGPATREFFFTPRNPGTSEVEFFLAKALAPGLVDRSFKINVTVKP; encoded by the coding sequence ATGGCCAAGCCCAAGTCCGGGGCCAAGAAGGCGACTCCCGCTGGAAAGACTGGCGCGAAGCCCGCCGCGAAGAAGGATAAATCCGCCCGGCTGGATCTGATCAAGAACGCGTCCAAGCGCGTCGCCACCTCGACGACGAAGGTGGTCAAGGCCGTCGCGGAGACGGTGGCCAAGGGCGCGAAGTCCGCCGCGAAGAAGGTGGCCGCGGAGGTGGCCCCCGAGAAGGGCAAGGCCGCCGAGAAGGTGGAGAAGACCGAGAAGGTCGCCGCGACCAAGAAGTCCGCCGCCAAGCCCGCTCCCGCCGCGAAGTCCGCCACGGCCAAGGCTCCGGCCGCCCCCGCGGCGAAGGCGCCCGCTGGCAAGTCCGCCGGTGGCAAGGCGGGCTCCAAGACCTCCGCGCCCGTCATCCCCGCCGTGGAGAAGCCCCGTCCCCGCGCCACCAAGCTGCCGCCCCCGGGCGAGCCGCTCACCAAGCGCGAGATGGAGCAGCTTCTCACCGCCGGCGAGGGCCGCGGCGTGACGGGCGAGGGCAGCCTCAAGGGCCGCCTGGTCGTCCTCAACGAGATGCCCAACCTGGTGGTGGTGGGACGCGACAAGCGAGAGCTCACCTTCCTGCTCCAGGGACCGGACCAGGAGGTCCTCCCGGCGTACGTGAACCACAAGGTCTCCGTCAGCGGGTTGATCCGCAAGACGACCAATCACGGCGGCGTGGTGGACGTGCGCAAGTACTCCGCCAAGAAGCCGGAGGCCGAGGTGGTGGAGGCGCCCCCCGCGGACACCGAGCCGCGGCTGCGCTACCTGTCGCCCGGCGAGGTCTCCATGGTGACGGCGGCCGGCATGGGCGCGGGCATCAAGGGCTTCGCGGCGGTGCGCGGCAACCTCGAGATGACGGGCGAGGAGTTCGTGCTCGTCGTGTCCAACGGCGGCACCCGTCAGCAGGTCTCGTTCCTCATCGAGGGCAAGGCCGCCGTGAAGGGGCTGCGCAAGTTCGTGGGTCACACGCTGCAGGTCATGGGCGTGGTGGACAAGACGTCCGGCTGGGGCGGCCGCATCGGCGCGGAGAACGTGGAGCCCCGTCCGTCCGAGGCGCGCGCGGTCTCCCGCGACGAGATGGAGCTGGTCCACATCGAGGGCGAGGTGCCCACGAGCGTGGACGTGAAGCTCAACCACGGCCTCACCGTGCGCCTGCCCGAGCAGCCGGGCTTCACCTGGGCCATCGAGCCCACCGCCGCCAAGCGCGTGGGTCTGCGCGAGGCCAACTTCGAGCCAGGTCTCAATGGGGGACCGGCCACTCGAGAGTTCTTCTTCACCCCCCGCAACCCGGGGACATCCGAGGTGGAGTTCTTCCTGGCCAAGGCGCTCGCGCCGGGCCTGGTGGACCGCTCCTTCAAGATCAACGTCACGGTCAAGCCCTGA
- the glp gene encoding gephyrin-like molybdotransferase Glp: protein MNDAATLLPEDEARARVLALVPPLATEWVSLDEGLGRTLAEDVMAQRTLPPWDNSAMDGYAVRASDLTGPLPVRLPVLETVYAGAMPRHEVRPGTCVRIMTGAPLPDGADAVVMRERARPVPNGGADQVDILEAVESGQFVRPRGEDAHEGALLLGRGTPLGIPELGLLWGQGQLSIPVPRAPRVAILSTGDELCRADEPPKGRIVDTNAPSLALAVRRAGGLPSLLGIAQDTRDSVSEALSRAHGFDVVLTSAGVSVGERDYVKEVLAALGVEQHLWRVAIKPGKPLVVGKRGSTLFFGLPGNPTSSLVTFELFVRPALRRLLGHADVAPARVSGRLDGRLSKSPGLAHFVRVTATWREGSLWARPLSTQTSGALRSAASATHLLHFPRDASSLSHGDGVELLPVSWGA, encoded by the coding sequence ATGAACGACGCCGCGACACTGCTGCCGGAGGACGAGGCCCGGGCCCGGGTGCTGGCCCTCGTTCCCCCCCTGGCCACCGAGTGGGTGTCCCTGGACGAGGGCCTGGGCCGGACGCTGGCGGAGGACGTGATGGCTCAGCGCACCCTGCCCCCCTGGGACAACTCGGCCATGGACGGCTACGCGGTGCGCGCCTCCGACCTCACGGGTCCGCTGCCGGTGAGACTGCCCGTGTTGGAGACGGTCTACGCGGGCGCCATGCCCCGGCACGAGGTCCGCCCGGGCACCTGCGTGCGGATCATGACCGGCGCGCCCCTGCCCGACGGCGCGGACGCGGTGGTGATGCGCGAGCGCGCCCGCCCCGTCCCCAACGGCGGCGCGGATCAGGTGGACATCCTGGAGGCGGTGGAGTCCGGCCAGTTCGTGCGGCCCCGGGGCGAGGACGCCCACGAGGGGGCCCTGCTGCTCGGCCGGGGCACGCCCCTGGGCATCCCCGAGCTGGGGCTGTTGTGGGGCCAGGGCCAGCTGTCCATCCCCGTCCCCCGCGCGCCCCGGGTGGCCATCCTCTCCACCGGGGACGAGCTGTGCCGGGCCGACGAGCCCCCCAAGGGCCGCATCGTCGACACCAACGCCCCGTCCCTGGCGCTCGCGGTGCGCCGCGCGGGCGGGCTGCCGTCCCTGCTGGGCATCGCGCAGGACACGCGGGACTCGGTGAGCGAGGCCCTGTCTCGCGCCCACGGCTTCGACGTGGTGCTCACCAGCGCGGGCGTGTCCGTGGGCGAGCGGGACTACGTGAAGGAGGTCCTCGCGGCCCTGGGCGTGGAGCAGCACCTGTGGCGCGTGGCCATCAAGCCCGGCAAGCCGCTGGTGGTGGGCAAGCGGGGCAGCACGCTGTTCTTCGGCCTGCCGGGCAACCCCACGTCGTCCCTGGTGACGTTCGAGCTGTTCGTCCGGCCCGCGCTGCGCCGCCTGCTGGGACACGCGGACGTGGCCCCCGCCCGGGTGTCCGGGCGGTTGGACGGCCGCCTGTCCAAGAGCCCAGGGCTGGCCCATTTCGTGCGGGTGACGGCCACCTGGCGGGAAGGAAGCTTGTGGGCACGGCCGTTGTCCACCCAGACGTCCGGAGCGCTGCGCTCCGCGGCCTCCGCGACGCACCTGCTGCACTTCCCGAGGGACGCCAGCAGCTTGTCTCATGGGGACGGTGTCGAGTTGCTACCGGTCTCCTGGGGGGCTTGA
- the ribA gene encoding GTP cyclohydrolase II gives MSDTRSPQVLPTRKPTQHLERFSEADVPTGRGPLRTIVFRDKRNGREHVALVAGNVSGVEGVPVRIHSECLTSEVFGSLKCDCREQLDRALDFITQQGLGVVLYLRQEGRGIGLGNKIKAYALQAKGLDTYEANRQLGFADDLRSYDIAAEMLRSLDVRSVDLITNNPLKIAGMVEEGIPVLRRIPSRTEHNPHNVDYLRTKRERTGHLIELFAEDDDTEAKAG, from the coding sequence ATGTCGGATACTCGCTCACCCCAGGTCCTTCCGACCCGAAAGCCCACCCAGCATCTGGAGCGCTTCTCGGAGGCGGACGTCCCCACGGGGCGTGGACCGCTGAGGACCATCGTCTTCCGGGACAAGCGCAACGGCCGGGAGCACGTGGCGCTCGTGGCGGGGAACGTGTCGGGCGTGGAGGGGGTGCCGGTGCGCATCCACTCCGAGTGCCTGACGAGCGAGGTCTTCGGCAGCCTCAAGTGCGACTGCCGCGAGCAGTTGGACCGGGCGCTGGACTTCATCACCCAGCAGGGCCTGGGCGTGGTGCTCTACCTGCGGCAGGAGGGCCGGGGCATCGGCCTGGGGAACAAGATCAAGGCGTACGCGCTGCAGGCCAAGGGGCTGGACACGTACGAGGCGAACCGGCAGCTGGGCTTCGCGGACGACCTGCGCAGCTACGACATCGCCGCGGAGATGCTGCGCTCGCTGGACGTACGCTCGGTGGACCTCATCACCAACAACCCGCTGAAGATCGCCGGGATGGTGGAGGAAGGGATTCCGGTCCTGCGTCGAATCCCTTCCCGGACCGAGCACAATCCGCATAACGTCGACTACCTGAGGACGAAGCGCGAGCGTACGGGGCACCTGATTGAGCTCTTCGCCGAGGACGACGACACGGAAGCCAAGGCCGGCTGA
- a CDS encoding MBL fold metallo-hydrolase has protein sequence MPFEVRFWGVRGSIPAPGPQTKRYGGNTPCVEVRCGDELLIFDLGSGARALGDSLLASGTSPVRGNIFISHYHYDHLQGLPFFAPIFIPTSELTVNGPARNGRSTRELLSGQMVQPYFPVTAEGAFRAKLTYRDLAPGDTLQVGPAKVRWLELNHPGGNLGYRVECGDKSVVYATDVEHGSELDAAMFEFARGADLFIYDSMYTEDEYHGRCGPARTGWGHSTWQAAVAAADAAEVKTLVLFHHDPSRDDAAMDKLLRQVRKHRPEAIAAKEAMVLTL, from the coding sequence GTGCCGTTCGAGGTGCGCTTCTGGGGTGTGCGCGGTTCCATCCCCGCCCCGGGTCCGCAGACGAAGCGCTACGGTGGCAACACGCCGTGCGTGGAGGTGCGGTGTGGGGACGAGCTGCTCATCTTCGACCTGGGCTCCGGCGCGAGAGCGCTGGGTGACTCGCTGCTGGCGTCGGGCACGTCGCCGGTGCGCGGCAACATCTTCATCTCGCACTACCACTACGACCACCTGCAGGGGCTGCCCTTCTTCGCGCCCATCTTCATCCCGACGAGCGAGCTGACGGTGAACGGGCCCGCGCGCAACGGGCGCAGCACGCGCGAGCTGCTCAGCGGGCAGATGGTGCAGCCCTACTTCCCGGTGACGGCCGAGGGCGCGTTCCGCGCGAAGCTGACGTATCGGGACCTGGCGCCCGGGGACACGCTGCAGGTGGGCCCCGCGAAGGTGCGGTGGCTGGAGCTGAACCACCCGGGTGGCAACCTGGGCTACCGCGTGGAGTGCGGCGACAAGTCCGTGGTGTACGCGACGGACGTGGAGCACGGCAGCGAGCTGGACGCGGCGATGTTCGAGTTCGCGCGCGGCGCGGACCTGTTCATCTACGACTCCATGTACACGGAGGACGAGTACCACGGCCGCTGTGGGCCGGCGCGCACGGGCTGGGGGCACTCGACGTGGCAGGCCGCCGTGGCCGCCGCGGACGCGGCCGAGGTCAAGACGCTGGTGCTCTTCCACCACGACCCTTCGCGCGACGACGCGGCCATGGACAAGCTGCTGCGTCAGGTGCGCAAGCACCGCCCGGAGGCCATCGCCGCCAAGGAGGCGATGGTCCTCACGCTGTAG
- the lipB gene encoding lipoyl(octanoyl) transferase LipB — translation MNTITVYRLGRVEYEDGLKLMRLFGDARREGLCSDALLLLEHPPVLTLGRGAKRENITASDASLSAEGVQVFETNRGGDVTYHGPGQIVGYPIFLLPESRRDVRRYVRDVERSIMQVLSEWGITAGPIPKWPGVWIGEEGAPDARKIAAIGVHISRWLTTHGFALNVNTKMEHFRFIVPCGIREAGVTSMQRERGNAIPVPDVEEALARSFCAVFDSERVDAPPPMSTVSVAVVRGHGPEARVLLVRRRPERGGFWQILTGRVEPGESPAQAAARELEEETGLRLAPEDLHYQHAFAIGETLPPVLARENGFAIQAPPDTEVRLGPEHDTFEWVDVPTALERLPFVGLRETVKRAVARQRGA, via the coding sequence GTGAACACCATCACCGTCTACCGGCTCGGCCGGGTGGAGTACGAGGACGGCCTCAAGCTCATGCGCCTCTTCGGCGACGCGCGTCGCGAGGGGCTCTGCTCCGACGCACTGCTCCTCCTGGAGCACCCGCCCGTGCTGACCCTGGGCCGAGGCGCGAAGCGCGAGAACATCACCGCCTCCGACGCGAGCCTCTCCGCCGAGGGCGTACAGGTCTTCGAGACCAACCGCGGCGGCGACGTCACCTACCACGGCCCCGGGCAGATCGTCGGCTACCCCATCTTCCTGCTCCCCGAGTCGCGTCGTGACGTCCGTCGCTACGTGCGCGACGTGGAGCGCTCCATCATGCAGGTGCTGTCCGAGTGGGGCATCACCGCCGGTCCCATCCCCAAGTGGCCCGGCGTGTGGATTGGCGAGGAGGGCGCCCCGGACGCGCGGAAGATCGCCGCCATCGGTGTCCACATCTCCCGCTGGCTCACCACGCACGGCTTCGCGCTCAACGTGAACACGAAGATGGAGCACTTCCGCTTCATCGTCCCGTGCGGCATCCGCGAGGCCGGCGTCACGTCCATGCAGCGCGAGCGTGGCAACGCCATCCCCGTGCCCGACGTGGAAGAGGCCCTCGCGCGCAGCTTCTGCGCCGTGTTCGACAGCGAGCGCGTCGATGCGCCGCCGCCCATGTCCACCGTCAGCGTCGCCGTGGTGCGCGGACACGGCCCCGAGGCCCGCGTCCTGCTCGTGCGCCGCCGCCCCGAGCGCGGAGGCTTCTGGCAGATCCTCACGGGCCGCGTGGAGCCCGGTGAATCACCCGCCCAGGCCGCCGCCCGAGAGCTCGAGGAGGAGACCGGACTGCGCCTCGCTCCCGAGGACCTCCACTACCAGCACGCCTTCGCCATCGGCGAGACGCTGCCCCCCGTGCTCGCGCGGGAGAATGGCTTCGCGATCCAGGCCCCTCCCGATACGGAGGTCCGCCTGGGCCCCGAGCACGACACCTTCGAATGGGTGGACGTGCCCACCGCCCTTGAGCGCCTTCCCTTCGTCGGACTTCGCGAGACGGTGAAGCGCGCGGTGGCCCGCCAGCGCGGCGCCTGA
- a CDS encoding ClpX C4-type zinc finger protein, translated as MAARAPHEAEDTPPLRRRKPRIIERGPTRADATLDAWCSFCCRPRAEIGELVAGPAGAFICKSCLTASASLFGDAVSPVSLPVRPRVETPTPSAPDFIGQSESRRALIDALRTGVRCVLLIGAEGCGKSTLLRMLRREGQGALTTVDALAEAPSSTPLFIEDVDRLSTEHQLTLSAFLGQAARPTVVLSARGKAPTSSKLALRGDGVRLNVPTTDSLSRAVRGTLTVGILEHVQRLVALRQPTPAEYRDLARAHLAAREPATTLSETALSVLVAEAARSPRAGHELQALLQRIPPGTWDLDKVTKPAPARKGRRKKGTS; from the coding sequence GTGGCCGCGCGCGCGCCTCACGAAGCGGAGGACACGCCGCCCCTGCGTCGACGCAAGCCGCGCATCATCGAGCGTGGCCCCACCCGCGCGGACGCGACGCTGGACGCGTGGTGCTCGTTCTGCTGCCGCCCTCGCGCTGAGATTGGCGAGCTCGTCGCGGGACCGGCGGGGGCGTTCATTTGCAAGTCGTGCCTCACGGCCTCCGCATCCCTGTTCGGTGACGCCGTGAGCCCGGTGTCGCTCCCGGTCCGTCCTCGCGTCGAGACACCGACTCCGAGCGCACCGGACTTCATCGGCCAATCGGAGTCGCGACGCGCGCTGATCGATGCACTCCGCACAGGCGTCCGTTGTGTGCTGCTCATCGGTGCGGAGGGCTGTGGGAAGAGCACCTTGCTCCGGATGCTCCGGCGAGAAGGGCAGGGCGCGCTCACCACGGTCGACGCGCTCGCGGAGGCTCCATCCTCCACACCGCTGTTCATCGAGGACGTCGACCGGCTGAGCACCGAACACCAGCTCACGCTCAGCGCCTTCCTGGGCCAGGCAGCGAGACCCACGGTGGTACTCAGCGCGAGGGGCAAGGCACCCACGTCGAGCAAGCTCGCGCTGCGTGGAGATGGTGTCCGCCTCAACGTCCCCACCACGGACTCACTGTCTCGTGCCGTGCGCGGCACCCTCACCGTCGGCATCCTGGAGCACGTCCAGCGCCTCGTGGCCCTGCGTCAGCCCACTCCCGCCGAATACAGGGACCTGGCTCGAGCCCACCTCGCCGCGCGTGAGCCCGCGACGACGTTGTCCGAGACGGCCCTGTCCGTGCTCGTGGCGGAAGCCGCGCGTTCCCCGCGCGCGGGCCATGAACTCCAGGCGCTCCTCCAGCGCATCCCCCCAGGCACCTGGGACCTCGACAAAGTCACGAAGCCAGCCCCTGCTCGCAAGGGGCGGCGCAAGAAGGGAACGTCGTGA
- a CDS encoding dihydrolipoamide acetyltransferase family protein, with protein sequence MATFEFKLPDLGEGVMEGELVKWHVKAGDVVKEDQVLAEVMTDKATVTVPSPKAGRVIQTHGKEGDIAKVHHPLVTMEIEGAAPVQAAGHGAPAPAAQAAAPAQAAAAAAAPAQATKVLATPVTRRMAREHGLDLTTISGSGPQGRVTKADVVAALEGGGEQKNVVVAAPAQARPAAPSVSTGRSDERVPLRGLRKKIAEKMVRSKFTMPHFAFVEEVDATELVALRARLNAQLAAVGDNTKINYLPFIIKATIAALKRFPHLNANFDEAAQELVVRGEYNIGMAVATPDGLTVAVVKDADRLTLAELARETSRLGVAARERKLKMEELTGGTFTITSLGQTGGLFATPIINHPEVGIMGVHKLKKRPAVVKDQVVVRDMMNLSLSCDHRVIDGSVAADFVYEVIKYLEKPDMLFLAMT encoded by the coding sequence ATGGCAACCTTCGAATTCAAGCTCCCCGACCTCGGTGAAGGCGTGATGGAGGGCGAGCTGGTCAAGTGGCACGTCAAGGCCGGCGACGTCGTCAAGGAAGACCAGGTGCTCGCCGAGGTGATGACGGACAAGGCCACCGTCACCGTCCCCAGCCCGAAGGCCGGTCGCGTCATCCAGACGCACGGCAAGGAAGGCGACATCGCGAAGGTGCACCACCCGCTGGTGACGATGGAGATCGAAGGCGCCGCGCCGGTCCAGGCCGCGGGCCACGGGGCTCCCGCTCCGGCCGCGCAGGCGGCGGCTCCCGCTCAGGCCGCTGCCGCCGCGGCGGCTCCCGCGCAGGCGACGAAGGTGCTGGCCACGCCGGTGACGCGTCGGATGGCGCGTGAGCACGGGCTGGATTTGACGACCATCTCCGGCAGTGGCCCGCAGGGGCGGGTGACGAAGGCGGACGTGGTGGCGGCGCTGGAGGGTGGCGGCGAGCAGAAGAACGTGGTGGTGGCGGCGCCGGCCCAGGCGCGTCCCGCGGCGCCCTCCGTGTCGACGGGTCGGTCGGACGAGCGCGTGCCGCTGCGGGGGCTGCGCAAGAAGATCGCCGAGAAGATGGTGCGCTCGAAGTTCACGATGCCGCACTTCGCCTTCGTGGAGGAAGTGGACGCGACGGAGCTGGTGGCGCTGCGTGCCCGGCTCAACGCGCAGTTGGCGGCGGTGGGCGACAACACGAAGATCAACTACCTGCCGTTCATCATCAAGGCGACCATCGCCGCGCTGAAGCGCTTCCCGCACCTGAACGCCAACTTCGACGAGGCGGCGCAGGAGTTGGTGGTGCGCGGCGAGTACAACATCGGCATGGCGGTGGCGACGCCGGATGGCCTGACGGTGGCGGTGGTGAAGGACGCGGACCGGCTGACGCTGGCCGAGCTGGCGCGTGAGACGTCGCGGCTGGGTGTGGCGGCGCGTGAGCGCAAGCTGAAGATGGAGGAGCTGACGGGCGGCACCTTCACCATCACCTCGCTGGGGCAGACGGGCGGCCTGTTCGCCACGCCCATCATCAACCACCCCGAGGTGGGCATCATGGGCGTGCACAAGCTCAAGAAGCGCCCGGCGGTGGTGAAGGACCAGGTCGTGGTCCGCGACATGATGAACCTGTCGCTGTCGTGCGACCACCGCGTCATCGACGGCTCGGTGGCCGCGGACTTCGTGTACGAAGTCATCAAGTACCTCGAGAAGCCGGACATGCTGTTCCTGGCGATGACCTGA
- the lipA gene encoding lipoyl synthase has translation MATPDRFPLPQVTETTRKPDWLKVRLPHGEGYERVKAIVKRTKLATVCEEARCPNIAECWGGGTATVMLMGEVCTRACRFCHVKVGAPPPLDPMEPIHLAQAVKEMDLEYIVVTSVNRDDRPDGGASHFASAIRELRRESPRTIVEVLIPDFKGVEKDLATVAEARPHVVAHNVETVERLTPTVRDRRAKYAQSLRVLEYLKHRPEGIYTKTSVMVGLGETDAELEQTFKDLRNVGVDVLTLGQYLQPSQYHLRVERFVTPAQFESYKKLAESYGFLYVASGPLVRSSYRAAEFFMKGLMERERLERLG, from the coding sequence ATGGCGACTCCTGACCGGTTCCCTCTCCCCCAGGTGACAGAGACGACCCGCAAGCCGGACTGGCTGAAGGTGCGCTTGCCTCACGGCGAGGGGTACGAGCGGGTCAAGGCCATCGTGAAGCGCACGAAGCTGGCCACCGTCTGCGAGGAGGCCCGCTGCCCGAACATCGCCGAGTGCTGGGGCGGTGGCACGGCCACGGTGATGCTGATGGGCGAGGTCTGCACGCGCGCGTGCCGCTTCTGCCACGTGAAGGTGGGCGCTCCGCCGCCGTTGGATCCGATGGAGCCCATCCACCTGGCCCAGGCCGTCAAGGAGATGGACCTGGAGTACATCGTCGTCACGTCGGTGAACCGGGATGACCGGCCCGACGGTGGCGCCAGCCACTTCGCCTCCGCGATTCGCGAGCTGCGCCGCGAGAGCCCGCGCACCATCGTCGAGGTGCTCATCCCCGACTTCAAGGGCGTGGAGAAGGACCTGGCCACGGTGGCCGAGGCCCGGCCGCACGTCGTCGCGCACAACGTGGAGACGGTGGAGCGGCTGACGCCGACGGTGAGAGACCGCCGCGCGAAGTACGCCCAGTCGCTGCGCGTGCTCGAGTACCTGAAGCACCGTCCCGAGGGCATCTACACCAAGACGTCGGTCATGGTGGGCCTGGGCGAGACGGACGCCGAGCTGGAGCAGACCTTCAAGGATCTGCGCAACGTGGGCGTGGACGTGCTCACGCTGGGACAGTACCTGCAGCCCTCGCAGTACCACCTGCGCGTGGAGCGCTTCGTCACTCCGGCGCAGTTCGAGTCGTACAAGAAGCTGGCCGAGTCCTACGGTTTCCTCTACGTGGCCTCGGGTCCGCTGGTTCGTTCCAGCTATCGCGCCGCCGAGTTCTTCATGAAGGGCCTGATGGAGCGCGAGCGCCTGGAGCGGCTCGGCTGA
- the lpdA gene encoding dihydrolipoyl dehydrogenase encodes MAETFDVVIIGSGPGGYVGAIRAGQLGLKTAIIEKDKRLGGTCLHRGCIPTKSLLWTAELFHHVKEAGDFGIDLSSPTVNWPNAMKHKDKVVTKGANGIDFLMKKNKVTVIKGHGRIAGKGKVEVTAADGTKQVLDAKNVIIATGSVPKSLPNVPVDHKRVLNSDSILQIERIPKSIIVLGAGAVGCEFASIFNHVGSKTAIVEYLPALLPIEDADISKELEKIFRRRGIDVHTGSAVEKVEHTADGVRVTMKVGNETKTLEAEILLSAVGRSPVTDDVGLDKTSIKTDRGYIKVDSMLRTSEPNVYAVGDVIPTPMLAHMASSECVVAVEHIAGKNPQPINYDLTPSATYCYPEVASVGLTEKKAKERGYDVKIGNAPFGAVTKSAITNESTGLIKIVSDKKYDEVLGIHIIGPHATELLAEACVALKLEITTEELAGTIHAHPTLSEIVHEGAEATLGHPRHF; translated from the coding sequence GTGGCTGAGACGTTCGACGTGGTGATCATCGGTTCGGGCCCTGGCGGCTACGTGGGCGCCATCCGCGCGGGGCAACTCGGGCTGAAGACGGCCATCATCGAGAAGGACAAGCGTCTGGGTGGCACGTGCCTCCACCGCGGGTGCATCCCCACCAAGTCCCTGCTGTGGACGGCGGAGCTGTTCCACCACGTCAAGGAGGCCGGGGACTTCGGCATCGACCTGTCGAGCCCGACGGTCAACTGGCCGAACGCGATGAAGCACAAGGACAAGGTCGTCACCAAGGGTGCCAACGGCATCGACTTCTTGATGAAGAAGAACAAGGTGACGGTCATCAAGGGCCACGGCCGCATCGCGGGCAAGGGCAAGGTGGAGGTCACCGCCGCCGACGGCACCAAGCAGGTGCTGGACGCCAAGAACGTCATCATCGCGACGGGCTCGGTCCCCAAGTCCCTGCCGAACGTGCCGGTGGACCACAAGCGCGTGCTCAACAGCGACTCCATCCTGCAGATCGAGCGCATCCCCAAGAGCATCATCGTCCTGGGCGCGGGCGCGGTCGGCTGTGAGTTCGCGTCCATCTTCAACCACGTGGGCAGCAAGACGGCCATCGTGGAGTACCTGCCGGCGCTCCTGCCCATCGAGGACGCGGACATCTCCAAGGAGCTGGAGAAGATCTTCCGCCGCCGCGGCATCGACGTGCACACGGGCTCCGCGGTGGAGAAGGTGGAGCACACGGCGGACGGCGTGCGCGTCACCATGAAGGTCGGCAACGAGACCAAGACGCTGGAGGCGGAGATCCTCCTGTCGGCCGTGGGTCGCTCGCCGGTGACGGACGACGTGGGCCTGGACAAGACGTCCATCAAGACCGACCGCGGCTACATCAAGGTCGACTCGATGCTGCGCACCAGCGAGCCCAACGTCTACGCCGTGGGCGACGTCATCCCCACCCCGATGCTGGCCCACATGGCGAGCTCCGAGTGCGTGGTCGCGGTGGAGCACATCGCGGGGAAGAACCCGCAGCCCATCAACTACGACCTCACCCCGTCCGCCACGTACTGCTACCCCGAGGTCGCCTCGGTGGGCCTGACGGAGAAGAAGGCCAAGGAGCGCGGCTACGACGTCAAGATCGGCAACGCCCCGTTCGGCGCGGTGACGAAGTCCGCCATCACCAACGAGTCCACGGGCCTCATCAAGATCGTCTCCGACAAGAAGTACGACGAGGTGCTGGGCATCCACATCATCGGTCCGCACGCCACGGAGCTCTTGGCCGAGGCCTGCGTCGCGCTGAAGCTGGAGATCACCACCGAGGAGCTGGCGGGCACCATCCACGCCCACCCGACGCTCTCGGAGATCGTCCACGAGGGCGCCGAGGCCACGCTGGGTCACCCGCGCCACTTCTAG
- a CDS encoding DofB protein, which produces MKGVFLLHIQTRGAVENAGRALRGIETVRLTGGIVNGPTTYKAELIDRVIFSRWQNPPTKEDVAAILAQMEEAATSLNTRLIYIGSVSPKSKVPDANERTILNNFLVDARKKCVEQAWLIYEGTDLQHNLQRVIISGVLILTRTFDNFLSVAKSGESIVKDVSTVLKKDAAPIFQLAKERGLVA; this is translated from the coding sequence ATGAAAGGAGTGTTCCTGCTACACATCCAGACGCGCGGCGCAGTGGAGAACGCCGGCCGGGCGCTTCGTGGCATCGAAACCGTCCGCCTCACCGGAGGCATCGTGAACGGCCCCACCACGTACAAGGCAGAGCTCATCGACCGAGTCATCTTCTCCCGCTGGCAGAATCCTCCGACCAAGGAGGACGTCGCGGCGATCCTGGCTCAGATGGAAGAGGCGGCGACGAGCCTCAACACGCGCCTCATCTACATCGGCTCCGTGAGCCCGAAGTCCAAGGTGCCCGACGCGAACGAGCGCACCATCCTCAACAACTTCCTGGTGGACGCGCGCAAGAAGTGTGTCGAGCAGGCGTGGCTCATCTACGAGGGCACGGACCTGCAGCACAACCTCCAGCGCGTCATCATCTCCGGCGTGCTCATCCTCACCCGCACCTTCGACAACTTCCTGTCGGTGGCGAAGTCGGGCGAGTCCATCGTCAAGGACGTGAGCACCGTCCTGAAGAAGGACGCGGCGCCCATCTTCCAGCTCGCCAAGGAGCGCGGCCTCGTCGCCTGA